TGAATCTCTTGCATTTTCAAACGATGGTTCCATCCAGTGTAATTGCAGCAAAGGTCATGCATAGTGGCGAGAATGAGAACCTGAATTGGCATGCTTTTGAATCTCTTGCATTTTAAAACGATGGTTCCACCCAGTATAATTGCAGCAAAGGTCATGCATAGTGGCGAGAATGTTTGTCAATTAACTGTAGAATAGTCTGTGTAGTGTAGTTATACAATAAGAACAATATTTTTCCTACTGATTGTTAAGGTTTATATGTAGTAttaaaaaatgctcacaagcAAGCAAGTCTAAGGTTAACTCAAATAATAAGTCTTAACTGCGTGATTCCCCCAGAATTATTGTATTTTCTCAAGTCTTATTCGAATATTTTCCAAGTCAATGTTCTGTGTTAGGCATGTGCAGCTGGATTCTTTGAATTTCTTTCACATTAGTGAACAATTCTAATTCAGGAGGGGAGCAGTCCGCAGTTGATCTTTTGAGTGATTGACACTGTTGTTCGAGCTCTTTTATATACACCATCGGCAATTCACCAGCTAATTCTATTGCACTACTTAgtgatttttcatgaaaattggATAAATTCTTGAGCTCTACATTTCTCTCTGTTTTTGGGTGTACTTTcttatccttcacttgttgcCGTCAAGTATTGATCCTCTTTTCTCTAAAGTTTACTAAGATCTTTGGAGTTATATAATATCGTTTCTGGTTTCATAAAGTTCTTTCCTTGATGGTACTACATCTGATTCTTCATCtccatctaatttttttttcttgtacaCACTTTCTAGTTGATGGAATTATGTATTGAAAATCTGGAATTCACTGAAGTTTTTGCATTTACAGTATGCATGTAACATTCAATCTATACTGGTCATGTTGCAACCTTCTTGGTTCTTTGAAAATCTATATGATGCAACTTTCTTGTGGTTAACTGGTTTGTGGGCATTTTGCAGAAGGAAATCATTCTCCTTCGCTTGAGGAGGGAGAGGCAGTTTCTCTTCATCACAAGAAAGAGGCAACTGACATTTTTGAAGGAGAGGAGGTAGAATTTCCCAAGGAGAATGGAGAGCGTCAAAGCAATAATACCAAAGTGGAAAATAGATCTGATAAAACTGTTGATAGGCAGCCTGATGTGGTGGATGATCACCCTGGCAAATCTAGGTTTATTCTTCATTTCTCATTGCTACTCGGTTATTCTTTATGCTTACGGATTCTTTCAGAATCAGAATTTATTAGAAGTCATTGAGCAGGAGCAGAAGCATAAGTCCCAAAAGGGCAATGAGTAGGAGTATGAGCATTAGTCCTCGGAGGAGTTTAAGCAGAAGTCAAAGTGTTAGCCCAAAGCGCAGTGTGAGCAGGAGCCCAAGTGTGAGATCCAGACGTAGTGTAAGCAGAAGTCCAAGACGCACTGGAAGTCCTCATCGCGTCTCACAGAGAAGGAGCAGCAGCATTGTTAAGAGTGGCAGTGGTAGTCCTGCAAGAAGCATAAGTAGAAGCCCAGTGAGAGGCAAGAGGGGAGGAAGTGTCAGCGTGAGTCCTCCCGTGAGAGCTCATTCACGTAGAAGGAGCAGCAGAAGTCCCTCAGCATCTCCTAAAAGGAAACTTACCCCAAGTCCACCCAGAACCTCATCAAGGAAATCAGTGAAATCAAGAAGTCGAACACCAGTAAGATCTTATAGGAGGAGTCCAAGTGGAAGCCCTGTTAGGCCTTCTCAAAGAAGCCCAAGCAGAAGTCCTGTTAGGTCTTCGCGGAGGAGTGCAAGCAGAAGTTCGGGTAGGGTTCCTTCAAGGCTTAGGCCTTCTGGAAGGAGCCCTAGCAGAAGCCCTGTTAAGTCTTCTCGGCGGAGCGTAAGCAGAAGCTCAGGTAGGGTTCCTTCTAGGCGAAGCCCAAGCCGAAGTCCAGGTAGGGCTCCTAGCAGGAACAATCGACGCAGCTATTCAAGAAGTCCTGGTAGTGCAGGTCGTAGGGCAAGATCTCCGGTGTATGATCGAGCGAGGAGCTCTTCAAGAAGCGCTTCAGTGGATGGATCTCCCAAGCGCATTAGGAGGGGAAGGGGCTTTAGTGAGCGTTACTCTTACGTTCGTAGATACAGGAGCCGGTCTCCTGATCGGTCCCCTGTTAGGCCATACCGTTATGGTCACAGTGACAGGTGAACATCAAGCCTTTCTAATTTGTACAGGaaattaaaatagtaattttctctcattaatggctttttctttttggaagatattcgaGATACAGGAGATCACCTAGGCGTTACAGGAGTCCACCTAGAGGAAGAACGCCTCCAAGGTCTGGTATTTCTGTTATCTGCTATTTTTGTTAGATTTATCTGTCCAGGATGCTAATCTGTACTGCCAATATGCAGATACAGAGGCAGAAGAAGCCGAAGCCGCAGTGTCTCTCGTAGCCCTGTACGTTACCGTACTCGCCGTTATAGTCGAAGCCCCATACAAAGTCGTTCTCCTGTGGACAGATATCGCAGGTCACCATCAGCTGAACGGCGTAAATCACCATCACGGAGCAGAAGCCGATCAGAGTCTAAGTCATCTCGGGGCTCACGATCACCAAAGCAAGCCAGCAGAGGTAAGTCAGTATCATCCTCGGCGAGTCCCCCTGGGAAGGCAGGTCTGGTTTCCTATGGAGATGGATCTCCTGATTCGGGATAGGGAGTACATGTGAGAATACGTATTTGAGAATACGTTTTCACCATTCTGCGACTATGGCTTGGCCATACAGATAGTCTTTTCCTATGTAGCGGAGTCTAGACTATATGTGTTGGATCTTTATAACTTGTGCGTTTTGTGTGTGTGATTTATGATGCCTTGGAATAATTTGTTGTGCTCGGCTATTAGAATCGATATAGGGAGTAACGTTCAGACTATTTGCTTATGAACTATTGGATGAGCATCATCACGCAATGTTATGTTGGATTTCTTCTATGGAGGACTTTTGGGTTCTTCATGTCAGTGAAGGACTATTTTGGACCTAGTCAGTCATTTGTTGGTTTTGGTTGGCCTTGACAACTTCTATGGCTTGAATTTGCAGCGGCAGAACTCGTATTTGTTCCCAttattattcctctttttctttcagATATATTTTGAATTACATTTAGCAGCaggcaaaataattttaattcttCGGATGGGTTGGTTAGTTTAGGGATGGGAAGGAAGGCAGGCACAAAAATTATTCTGATATTTACAAACTAGGTTAGCTCAGGTGGAGACAAGTGATACAGTTTCCCTAAGATACTTGCAGGTAGGGGGTAGGGTTGAGGGTTCAGAGTTCTGATTcaaaatgattttttatttagtttggttttacttttttaaaaatattgataatatttgatttgacattggttttgttcaaaaaattgaagaaataattTAACCAGCAAATTGTatacatttttaatttttttttcttttgaaagcGAAGTTCAGTACACACCGTCTAACAATTGCTCTCGAATGTGGATAGGTTTAAAAATATGATGTAATTACACCAATGCATGATGTATTTATATACATTCTGATTTATTCGATGGTATTTCGAGATTTTTGTATTAGAAGTACGccatattattaatttatgtgataaatCTCAGGATTTGACAttcttttttttgaattgtTGTCTTTTTCTACCCGTTTGAAGGAatagtttcttttattttgatttgattttaataatttaaaaattaattaaattagtttattttactTGCTTGTCTCAAACGATGTAAgtgtatttatttgttttctATATCTTTGCCTttagttttttctctttttctttctccgGTAATGTTTTTAGATAGGACTTAGgagtatatatacataataagaAATATAGTTATAAAAAGTGACAAAAGTTTCCGCCTTACAGAGCATATTGGAATTGTTTTAGAAAGAAATATATAACAAATTTTTGCTCAAAGCTTAAATGTTTCCTCAAAAATTCTTGTATGAGATATGTATATCTCGTTCAAGGCTTAGAATTTCActcatatttttttgtatatgaAAGCCATATAAAATcgatataaaatatgtatacatCATCATAATGTACAACTTCCATACATTCAATACAATTACAACAACATACAAAATGTAAAATACAGTTTTCATACAAAGTCAATAATACAATTTTGAATTCGTCTCGCAACGGAGACTCCCAGATTTGTTATGCTTAGTAAATAAGAAAAAGTATCTATATATTTAGTAACACAAATGGTAGGCAAGTCCAAAGTACTATACTAATATTATTTGGCTTTTCAAAAGAATATGACAACATCTGGGTACTAGTTTCAATGTCAGGATTGtcaaattgtaatttttttttgtaattccATAGTGTAAGGAACAAATCTTCATTTGTCCCTACTGTTtttaattttacaaaaatttccTAAAAAGTTTCCATTCATGATACAAAACATAGGCTCGTTGATACATACGGAAatctttcatttaatttttaaaaaggtaaaaaaaaaaagggaaatcagTTATTAAATTCCAAAAATCACGGAACATAATTGACAATCGAACTCTCTCCTATCAAAACATAGCTGATTcttttcaaaatcaaattaaaagttCGATTTGTATTCTCAAAAAGCTTCCcgaagagattttttttttcaaaaacagaatcaaatccaaaatttcTTGCTGATACAAAATgaatgttattattatattgagGTATTCTGAAAATTAGGAGAGTGAAGTTAACTATTCAGGATACAAGAGTGATGGAATTGTAGTTGGACAAACGATTTCGTTTAACAATCTCAAAACCGCCATTGCAACAAAATTGGAGATCGacgagaagaagaaaaatttcaaaatacgATACATTGTCGAAGAAAATACATCTCCAATGGTTATTAGGAACGACATGGGGTTAAGGTTGTTTTTGGAGGTGAGAAAAACAGAGCTTGGAATCTCTATGTATCCACTATGCGTTGATACGCCCGATAAAAATTATGAACAAATACAATATTTTGATGCAACTACGGGTGAAATTGTTTGTGTCGAAGGATCCGGACTTGATACACAAGCTCTTGCAGTGGTTGAATCAAAAATTGGTGATTCATGCTATATTCTTGAATTAGAAACAACAAACTACATTAATGATATACAAAACACAAAGGTTAAGGGGAAACAACTGTACAAAGACAAAGCAATGCTTGTATCAATAATGACGAAATACAAGATTGATAATAACTTTAACTTCAAAGTTAAGCGATCTGATGTTAAAAGGTATGTAAGTATTTGTTTATACTTAATAAGATACGAAGACATGGTTGTGGAGTTGTGTGTATATTGTTGACACTGATACATGAAAAATTGTTGAATTATAAAGTACAAATTACTATCAGATACTTGTATTATTCGATGCATGTATATGCTACATTATAATTCGTCAAATTTTGATAATATTAAAAATCGTTAATGTGGAATTTAGTATTTGATACATTATATAAGATATGTAGGACAGGGAAATTTAATTATGTATTGTATCAAATGTGGAGGGATGCAAACAATAAGTTTTATTAAACAACTATCATGTAAAAAGTTATGATACATTGTTAAAATTTTACGTACCTTTTTAATGCGATTGATACAATATTAATTTAACTTTAATAATGAAACTATTATATTGAATTCATTGATATATAATTGTGCAGCTATTTGTTAGTGTGTTTGTCGGATGGCTGCAGTTGGAATATGAAGGCATCTTGTCAAAAATATTCAGAGATATTCAAGATTAGGTACTTCAAAAGCGAACATATATGTCCATTAAGAGATCAGATGTTAACAAAGGTTCAAACTACAGTTGGTTTTTAAAGTGGTTTAAATGCTCCTAAGTTGTTCAATCATCAAAGAATCCATACTCCTAATGATATAATAGAAGATGTTAGAAAAATCTATGGGATAGAGATTTCTTACCAACAAGCATGGCGAGCTAAAGAATGTGCACTAGAGATGATAAGGGGCAAACCTGAAGATGGTTACAAAAATAAGCCCAGATACATACATATGCTCAATACTGTGTATTCAAATTCTTATATAAGGATGCACAAGacagaaaaaaatcaatttatgtaTTTTGTTCATAGCATTAAGACCTTTTATCAAAGGGTTTGAGTTTTGTAGACCTATAGTTATGGTTGATGGTGCACATCTTAGTGCAGCATACAAAGGAATCTTTGTATCAGCAAGCACACTTGATGGAGCAGGTATTCTTTGTTGGTTAGAGTTATTCTTTATTCGatgaataattttattttaaagattcAAATTTGATACATTTGGTTAACTattaattattgattaaaaATCTAATATTATTAACGTATATTTTTTGTGATTAGGATGCATAATTCCATTAGCTTATGGAATTGTAGACACGGTAAATGATTGTTCCTGGACATGATTTTTAGGCAGTTCAAAAATGCATTTGACGAGCGAGAAAAGATGTGTATTGTATCGGACAGAAATAAAAGTATAATGAAGAGTGTCAACATTGTATTTTCAAATGTTTCCCACTATGCTTGTATATGACACATTTGCAAGAATGTTTGTACTAACTTTAATAGAAGTAGGACAACACTTAGTGATTTATTCTACTCAATTGCCAAGGCTtatagaaaagaaaattttgataCATTGATGGCTAAAGTTGATAAGATTAATCACAAGGTTAAGAATTATCTTGAGAATGCTGGATAtgagaagtgatcaagagttcATGCAACAATAAATAGGGGGAGAATGATAACTTCAAACATTGCAGAATGTATCAATGGTTGCCTAGTTGAGGCACGACAACTACCTATAATAGACTTCTTGGAAGAGGCAAGAATTCTCTTTGGTACTTGGCACTACAAAAATAGGAAAATTGCCTCTTATACAAAGGAAACATTAGGTAGAAGATTTGAAGAGATTTTGAtcctaaacacatctaaatgTTCAAGGATGAAGGTATCTGTCATTACATATGTTGTTTCAATACTTATTGATGTATCAATAGAATAttcttatttgattttttgtaaaatcttctaatttaaaatatttgttaatTTTTTCAGGTTGTTCCATCAtctgaatttattttttcagtttATGAAGAAGGAAGATATTGTTTGTCTTGAACGAAAAATATGTAATTGTGGAAGATTTCGGCTAGACGAGATTCCTTGTCCATATGCaattgacattttaaaaaataagaatgttATTGATATGCATCCCTATTGCTTAGATTACTACAAGCCAGATGCATTAGCAAAGACTtatgaagtttcaatggttccAATACCAAATAAATCAGATTGGTTCATTTCAAATTGTGTTCTAGATGAAGTAGTGTTACCACCCAGATACAAAGGAATGCCAGATAGaccaagaaaaagaaggaagaagaacCCAGATGAAAAGATAAGCTCAAATATAAATTGTTGTGGCCGTTGCAGACAAGAAGGACACAACCGATGTACTTGTACTTTCTTTCCCAATGAAAACTGACAATTGTTTTTACGTATTACAAAACtactaataaatataattttggatTGTTCAATTACTTTCCAATGCACTCGCAGATTGGAATGACATTTTTCAATAGATTAGCTCTCCTTTCAATTGGAATTTGAGCATGAAACATAGAcaggtaaagtacataagttTAGGTTCAtgtgttataaattattttagctTCACAGAAACTGAagtttttgtatttttgatacaatgaaaattgatataaatataaataagatTGATACAAAAAACGTACTTGATATAACGAAAGTATAAGTATAAAATTTCAGACtatttaaaataaacaaatttgaTATAAGAAACTTTGAAATATGAGCTTTTTCCAATCTGTTCCAATTAAACATGTTTTAAAGAATATCATTAGATACATggataatataagtatatactTTAAATTGATACAAGAAAAaccaataaatttaaaaataagatagaattATATTTGATTCAAGATAACATAATTTGACATAAAGATTAAAATTTGATACAATGAAAATCGAAGTATAAAGTTGTACTTGTAATTAGGTAAACTAAGAATTTGATACTTGATAGTTGAAATTGATACCAGTAATCAAAATTGATAGAATTAACCTTGTTATAACATAATCAAATTCGATACATGGACAATATAAAAGTATAGTTGCACTTGatacaattaaaattaatagctaaaaacttgaaaaaattataCTTGATTCAAGAACAAAATCTGACATAAACAATAAAACTTGAtagaattaaatttgaaatatataGTTATACTTGATACAAGTAAACCTGAGATGTTTGAAATTTGATAAAACTAaatttgtttcaaaaaaaaaatatcttgatATAAACAAAAACACTTGATGCATGAATAATATAAGTGTAATACtccattttaactcgaggtcaaacggtgtacaTCATATTGGTGATTCCTAAAATATTTAACTTAAGGAGTCGCTACCTAATTATTttaaaggtaaattaggatacctaaataaaTTCACTACTGTAATGCTAAAAATAAACTCCAATTAGTGGTCTACTTAACTTATGtgattctagataagggttctagttatcctaaagggaaggggttaAGCATCCTTTGAGATTCGTTAAAAAATgattaccggccaaacttaggttaatTAGTCAAAAACTAAAAAGGTGATaaggaatttaatttttttattctaaaaaaaatgtTGAAGAGATAAGCAGGAAAacattcaatttttgaaatcgATATCACatttaaaaacttaaaattaaaaCGGGTATTTTTCTATGGCTAAAGTTAGACCTATTTTGCTTTAGACCTACAAATGATCATTTGCTTGAAACAATATTAAAATCTAAGGTCcgtattcaaaaataattattgctCAAGACGCTTTTCAAAAACCATTTGCTTGCAACGCCTTGAGTGGACAGATAATTACGGTCACTAGATCCAATTAAACATAGTTTGAAAATTTTTTCACACAAATTTGAGCTTAAACCAAAGGATTGGTTCTTAAAAAGCCAAAAGTGACTCCAAGAGAGGCCAAGAAATAATGAAGACTCCATGTACGGATGCGAGTGCGAGTGTCAAGTCTCGAATTAAGACTCATGTATTCGCTCCGAGTGCATATGCAAGGAAAAGAGACACAAAAGAGGAATTAGAGCACAAACACTTCAACTAATGATAATATGCAAAAGCAAAACACAcaagataacaaaaatatatatatcaagcaaACAAGGAAAATTTATGTCTCTTTAATCACTAGCTTAGTTTTCTGAATATGAGACActcttatttaatatttttaacaaaatataCTGGTGCATATCAATATATTCTTTAGATACAACAAATAAAAGGCTTTCGAGTAATGGAAGCATGATGTCTAATATGCGAACGAAACATAGCTTCAAACTGTATAGATCTTCAACAAAATCTAAGTATACACTGGTATCAATAATTACTATAACTAAACTAAGTTATACAACGAATATGCTATCCCAACAAAAAATATGCAAGCGCGCTGACAAGATACTCATTTAGCGATTGATGACTCTTGAATTGAACTTAAAGCAGCCAACCCATAAGATTAATTCTCAAGTTTAACAAATTTAAACTACAAAGAACTTAAACCATAGTCCTTCGACATTGATTTTGCATAGCTAATAtagttaagaaaaaaaataaacaaactcATACGCCTATCTCTACTAATAGGGAATAGCAAAAAAGGCTTAAACTCAagtttatatatacatatttatatatagagATAAAACATGATCATGGCAAAGCACATAGTTTGcactatattttaaaattaagcaAGACAATAGTGATCTCCATTACACATACGCTTACATAGGTATACACGAGCCGCAAAATATTATCATGTAAAGATATCAAATGAATTTTTAACTTGGAATGACAAACTGATTTTTTAATAGGTGCTATTAACCAACACTAAaactgattttttttaaaaaacaattttGAGAGTGTTGAACAGAGCATTTTAGATGCGAATTTCTTAAAATGAAGAAACCAAACGAAAGTTAActca
The genomic region above belongs to Solanum dulcamara chromosome 5, daSolDulc1.2, whole genome shotgun sequence and contains:
- the LOC129889344 gene encoding peptidyl-prolyl cis-trans isomerase CYP95 isoform X2 — encoded protein: MSKKKQQVFLDVSIDGDPVERMIFELFTDVAPKTAENFRALCTGEKGVSSKTGKPLHYKGTFFHRIVKGSVAQAGDLLRQDGNYGESIYGGKFPDESPKIKHDSQGLLSMAIADRDARGSIFSISFQADHHLDRKCIVFGKLIDGLEVLKKIENVGNEEGKPDVTVKIINCGELPDDKRKLNKLKNGKHKKSSKERRKKRRRYYTSESESSTDSDTESSESESDSESDVSSDSEISSSSDDRRRKRKRSKRDRHRRSKRKEKQREKRRKRRDKKSKRKSKRASNSSPSESETGRGSSSEDDGVRRASEGKHKSMEKKTEGNHSPSLEEGEAVSLHHKKEATDIFEGEEVEFPKENGERQSNNTKVENRSDKTVDRQPDVVDDHPGKSRSISPKRAMSRSMSISPRRSLSRSQSVSPKRSVSRSPSVRSRRSVSRSPRRTGSPHRVSQRRSSSIVKSGSGSPARSISRSPVRGKRGGSVSVSPPVRAHSRRRSSRSPSASPKRKLTPSPPRTSSRKSVKSRSRTPVRSYRRSPSGSPVRPSQRSPSRSPVRSSRRSASRSSGRVPSRLRPSGRSPSRSPVKSSRRSVSRSSGRVPSRRSPSRSPGRAPSRNNRRSYSRSPGSAGRRARSPVYDRARSSSRSASVDGSPKRIRRGRGFSERYSYVRRYRSRSPDRSPVRPYRYGHSDRYSRYRRSPRRYRSPPRGRTPPRYRGRRSRSRSVSRSPVRYRTRRYSRSPIQSRSPVDRYRRSPSAERRKSPSRSRSRSESKSSRGSRSPKQASRGKSVSSSASPPGKAGLVSYGDGSPDSG
- the LOC129889344 gene encoding peptidyl-prolyl cis-trans isomerase CYP95 isoform X1, whose translation is MSKKKQQVFLDVSIDGDPVERMIFELFTDVAPKTAENFRALCTGEKGVSSKTGKPLHYKGTFFHRIVKGSVAQAGDLLRQDGNYGESIYGGKFPDESPKIKHDSQGLLSMAIADRDARGSIFSISFQADHHLDRKCIVFGKLIDGLEVLKKIENVGNEEGKPDVTVKIINCGELPDDKRKLNKLKNGKHKKSSKERRKKRRRYYTSESESSTDSDTESSESESDSESDVSSDSEISSSSDDRRRKRKRSKRDRHRRSKRKEKQREKRRKRRDKKSKRKSKRASNSSPSESETGRGSSSEDDGVRRASEGKHKSMEKKTEGNHSPSLEEGEAVSLHHKKEATDIFEGEEVEFPKENGERQSNNTKVENRSDKTVDRQPDVVDDHPGKSRSRSISPKRAMSRSMSISPRRSLSRSQSVSPKRSVSRSPSVRSRRSVSRSPRRTGSPHRVSQRRSSSIVKSGSGSPARSISRSPVRGKRGGSVSVSPPVRAHSRRRSSRSPSASPKRKLTPSPPRTSSRKSVKSRSRTPVRSYRRSPSGSPVRPSQRSPSRSPVRSSRRSASRSSGRVPSRLRPSGRSPSRSPVKSSRRSVSRSSGRVPSRRSPSRSPGRAPSRNNRRSYSRSPGSAGRRARSPVYDRARSSSRSASVDGSPKRIRRGRGFSERYSYVRRYRSRSPDRSPVRPYRYGHSDRYSRYRRSPRRYRSPPRGRTPPRYRGRRSRSRSVSRSPVRYRTRRYSRSPIQSRSPVDRYRRSPSAERRKSPSRSRSRSESKSSRGSRSPKQASRGKSVSSSASPPGKAGLVSYGDGSPDSG
- the LOC129889344 gene encoding peptidyl-prolyl cis-trans isomerase CYP95 isoform X3, coding for MAIADRDARGSIFSISFQADHHLDRKCIVFGKLIDGLEVLKKIENVGNEEGKPDVTVKIINCGELPDDKRKLNKLKNGKHKKSSKERRKKRRRYYTSESESSTDSDTESSESESDSESDVSSDSEISSSSDDRRRKRKRSKRDRHRRSKRKEKQREKRRKRRDKKSKRKSKRASNSSPSESETGRGSSSEDDGVRRASEGKHKSMEKKTEGNHSPSLEEGEAVSLHHKKEATDIFEGEEVEFPKENGERQSNNTKVENRSDKTVDRQPDVVDDHPGKSRSRSISPKRAMSRSMSISPRRSLSRSQSVSPKRSVSRSPSVRSRRSVSRSPRRTGSPHRVSQRRSSSIVKSGSGSPARSISRSPVRGKRGGSVSVSPPVRAHSRRRSSRSPSASPKRKLTPSPPRTSSRKSVKSRSRTPVRSYRRSPSGSPVRPSQRSPSRSPVRSSRRSASRSSGRVPSRLRPSGRSPSRSPVKSSRRSVSRSSGRVPSRRSPSRSPGRAPSRNNRRSYSRSPGSAGRRARSPVYDRARSSSRSASVDGSPKRIRRGRGFSERYSYVRRYRSRSPDRSPVRPYRYGHSDRYSRYRRSPRRYRSPPRGRTPPRYRGRRSRSRSVSRSPVRYRTRRYSRSPIQSRSPVDRYRRSPSAERRKSPSRSRSRSESKSSRGSRSPKQASRGKSVSSSASPPGKAGLVSYGDGSPDSG